A genome region from Methylobacterium sp. FF17 includes the following:
- the fdxA gene encoding ferredoxin FdxA, whose translation MTYVVTDNCIKCKYMDCVEVCPVDCFYEGENMLVIHPDECIDCGVCEPECPAEAIKPDTEPSLESWLKVNADFARTWPNITQKKDAPADAKTWDGVAGKFEAHFSANPGTGD comes from the coding sequence ATGACCTACGTCGTCACCGACAACTGCATCAAGTGCAAGTACATGGACTGCGTCGAGGTCTGTCCGGTGGACTGCTTCTACGAAGGCGAGAACATGCTCGTCATCCACCCGGACGAGTGCATCGATTGCGGCGTCTGCGAGCCGGAATGCCCAGCCGAGGCGATCAAGCCCGACACCGAGCCGAGCCTCGAGAGCTGGCTCAAGGTGAATGCCGATTTCGCCCGGACCTGGCCGAACATCACCCAGAAGAAGGATGCGCCCGCCGACGCGAAGACGTGGGATGGCGTCGCCGGCAAGTTCGAGGCACATTTCTCCGCCAATCCCGGCACCGGCGACTGA
- a CDS encoding RNA-binding S4 domain-containing protein, giving the protein MKPGRQRLDKWLWFARFARTRSLAARLVADGYVRVNGKRAEAAATAVGLGDVVTVAAAHATVIARVRDLGERRGPAPEAQALYEVVDDATG; this is encoded by the coding sequence ATGAAGCCGGGGCGCCAGCGTCTCGACAAATGGTTGTGGTTCGCGCGCTTCGCGCGGACCCGGTCGCTGGCCGCCCGCTTGGTGGCCGACGGCTATGTCCGGGTGAACGGGAAGCGGGCCGAGGCTGCGGCGACGGCGGTCGGTCTCGGCGACGTCGTCACCGTGGCGGCGGCCCACGCGACGGTGATCGCGCGGGTGCGGGATCTCGGCGAACGCCGGGGGCCGGCCCCGGAGGCCCAGGCGCTCTACGAGGTGGTGGACGACGCGACCGGGTAG